Below is a genomic region from Candidatus Micrarchaeum acidiphilum ARMAN-2.
GTGATATCCATATCTGAAGAAAACAACTCCTATGCAGAATCGGTATTTGAGAAAATAAAGCTTGAAGGCATCCGTGCAGAGATGGATGGCTCTGACCACACTCTCGAATACAAGATTAGGTCCGCGCAGATGCAGAAAATACCTTACATTGTAGTAATAGGCAATCGCGAGCGTGAAAAAGGGTCTATATCAGTGAGGATGCGCTCCGGCAAGCAGGAGAACGGAATAAAACTTGAACCTCTCCTGGAATCCATCAAAAAGGAGATTTCGGCAAGGACTGCAGCAGAGTAAGCCGTTATTCGAGCCTGAGGAAGTATATGGTGCGGTACACCTTTTTGCCTTTCTTGATCCCGTATAGTTCATAGGACTGCTTCGTCCTGTACCTTTTGTTTTTTTCAAAAAATTCGCCAATTATTTTCTTGTCTCCGAAGTACACATCATAACCATCGCCATTTTCCTCCATCTTTGACACAAATCCGCCGCGCCGGGAGTTGTATCTGTAAATCTTGCTCATAAAACTTTCGACTCTTTCCTTCTGCCCCCTGATCTGTATTATCGCCTCGTAATATCCGGATTTCTGCCTGTAGCATTTCATGCAGAGGGACTTGGCAAACCTGACCCTTATCTCCTTTTCGAAGGTTCCATGCTGACCGCCTAGGTCACAGTCAAACTTGACCAGTGCAATATTCCTTCCGCGATCGAATGAAACGAGATACAGCTTGCAATCCTTGATGTGTAGTGCACCAACTATCGCCCTTTCAAGCGCGCCTTCATCGGCATCTTCATAATCCCTGCCAACCTTTATCCTTTTGCATTCCTTGCATTCTGTCACGACTATGCTGTCGGCTATTCTGTCACGTATATTTTTCGTGGCGCATATCTCGCAGAACTCTCCGACGAAATTGACTTCCTGGCTCGACCTATTGCAAATCGGGCAATATTTTATTATTTTTACACCTAGCCAAAATGTTTGCTTATCAAGGCGCCATACGCAGGCCTTGTTATGAATATGCCCATCAAGGCTCCGATTATAGTTGATTCAGAGAACCCTATTATACTTACCAGCGAAGTAGAGAAAAGCAGAGGCAGCATCGCTACTACCAGCAACGCAGCATCCGCCCACACGATATAGAATGCGTTTCCAAGGAGCAGTTTTGTTGAGCTTCCTGCAGTCCTTTTTATGAGCACCTCGTCAGTTATTATTATCTGTGCGTCGACCCCGGTTCCCACAACCGCTATCATTCCGGCAACAGCCGCAAGGTCTATCGTTCCTATGAGCCCTATAATCGACACTATTATGAAAAGTTCCATCAGGGTTGTCATGAGTATCGGTATAACCAAAAACTTTTTCCTGTACCTTATGGTTATGAATAGGGATACGAAAACCACAGCCATTATTAGCGCTATCAGGCTCACTTCGAGCGAGCCCTTCCCTAGCGTGGGCGAAACAAGAGTTGGCGTACCTACTATTACGCCTACAGGCAGGGCTCCCCCGCTCAGTATGCTGGCAATAGTCTTAGACTGATTATCTGCATAGTTAACCATCTGTGCCCTAGGCACCGTCGTAGGCACAACACCAGATATCTCATAGCTGTCGCTTACATTGCCGTTGGTTATTGATGGGTTCAATATCGGAGCAGAGAGCAATCCTACCATCGGCCATTCCTCAAGGGTCTGCGTGTCTAATCCAGTAGTCTCATACAAGGGCGTCATATTAGACGTGCTCTCCAAATGAACGGTGTAGTTTCCTGCCTTAAGGAATGCTATGAGCGCCTTTGGCAGATTGTAGCTTGCAAATATGTTCTTGTACTGCGGATTTTTCTCGAGGAATGACTCGGCTGCACTCACACTTGCATTATTGTTTGATACAGTGACTATGGGTATGGTATCATTGCGAGCCGCCATTGTAAGTACTTGCTTTATATCTGCAAGCTGGGTGGAAGGAGTTATCGTGGTATTTATGTTCAGTATGGAAGAATTCATCAATATCGCAGCGCCTACAGGCCTGTCCAAGAACATGTACAACGGCTTGTTAGCCGCCCCGAATACAACTTTTGCGAATTTATTTGCCCCTGCCTGCGTAACATAAAATGTTACTGCCCACTGGACGCTATTGTTGACCGTTGTCGGAGGTACTATTCCTATGCTGCTGTGCAATATGCTGCTGCCGTTAAGCGCGACCTTCCCGTTAACCACGCCCTCAAAGATTCCCTGGCTGTCTATTACGGATATCGTGCTGTTTATCTCCGACGCTGAAACCGTTGGTATTACTACATAAACGTTCGAATTTCCTATTCCTTCCACGGTGACTTGCTTCAGACCGAAGGTCGACACTCTCTGGTCCAGTGCAGATACTAGCGTGCTCATGGCGGTGGCGTTCAAAGGCCTGTCAAGCGTGAGCGGTATCTGCGTTCCACCGACAAACTCTATTCCGAAATGGATTCCGAAATGAACGTCAAGCAGTATCAGTATTACGGCTATGGCTATTAGGGAGGCTATCCGTCTATCCTTTATATATTCTGTCAGCTTTGCCATCTTGCTTCACGCTTCTTTTTATACCAAACAACCATAACCGTGTTGCCGAACCACGTTGTAAATATGTCCGCTATCAATCCGAACAGTACCACTCCAGATATTTCAATATATGTTGGTATGAAAAATAAATATGATACAATAAAGAGTGTCAAGAATGAGACTATTGCGGCGCCGGTCATTGTTACGCCGGTCTTCATTGTTTCCATGGCCCTGGTGCTCGCTGTCCCCTCGCTTCTTTTTATTACCCTTATCGAAGATAGCATGTCGGTGTCTATTGAATAGCCTATGAGCATGAGCAACCCTCCGACAGAGGCAACCCCCAGCGGTATGCCGAACGCACCCATTGCCCCGAGCGCAACTATTATGTCGTTTGCAGCGCCGAATATCACGGCCAATGAAGGTATCGGCGTCCTAAAAATAAAGAACACAGATATCGCTACAAGTATGAATGCGACTATTATTATTGTCCTTACCTGAC
It encodes:
- a CDS encoding SecD/SecF/SecDF export membrane protein (overlaps another CDS with the same product name), translated to MAKLTEYIKDRRIASLIAIAVILILLDVHFGIHFGIEFVGGTQIPLTLDRPLNATAMSTLVSALDQRVSTFGLKQVTVEGIGNSNVYVVIPTVSASEINSTISVIDSQGIFEGVVNGKVALNGSSILHSSIGIVPPTTVNNSVQWAVTFYVTQAGANKFAKVVFGAANKPLYMFLDRPVGAAILMNSSILNINTTITPSTQLADIKQVLTMAARNDTIPIVTVSNNNASVSAAESFLEKNPQYKNIFASYNLPKALIAFLKAGNYTVHLESTSNMTPLYETTGLDTQTLEEWPMVGLLSAPILNPSITNGNVSDSYEISGVVPTTVPRAQMVNYADNQSKTIASILSGGALPVGVIVGTPTLVSPTLGKGSLEVSLIALIMAVVFVSLFITIRYRKKFLVIPILMTTLMELFIIVSIIGLIGTIDLAAVAGMIAVVGTGVDAQIIITDEVLIKRTAGSSTKLLLGNAFYIVWADAALLVVAMLPLLFSTSLVSIIGFSESTIIGALMGIFITRPAYGALISKHFG
- a CDS encoding NMD protein affecting ribosome stability and mRNA decay: MTECKECKRIKVGRDYEDADEGALERAIVGALHIKDCKLYLVSFDRGRNIALVKFDCDLGGQHGTFEKEIRVRFAKSLCMKCYRQKSGYYEAIIQIRGQKERVESFMSKIYRYNSRRGGFVSKMEENGDGYDVYFGDKKIIGEFFEKNKRYRTKQSYELYGIKKGKKVYRTIYFLRLE